In a genomic window of Silurus meridionalis isolate SWU-2019-XX chromosome 27, ASM1480568v1, whole genome shotgun sequence:
- the pole gene encoding LOW QUALITY PROTEIN: DNA polymerase epsilon catalytic subunit A (The sequence of the model RefSeq protein was modified relative to this genomic sequence to represent the inferred CDS: inserted 1 base in 1 codon), translated as MVLQNSGRFKADRAGGGDQDKQQDDWSSLSAVKRLERSQFTDEMDARYGFERMKEPGEKTGWLINMHPTEILDDDKRMISAVDYYFIQEDGSRFKVALPYKPYFYIATKKNCEREVISFLSKKFQGKISKLETVSKEDLDLHNHLVGLKRTYIKLSFNTVDDLVKVKREISPAVKKNRERETSNDTYTSMLSSALVGGSVTSAEEDGTSKKMTDQLDNIVDMREYDVPYHVRLSIDLKIHVAHWYNVRYRGSVYPPEIVRRDDLVERPDPVVLAFDIETTKLPLKFPDAETDQIMMISYMIDGQGFLITNREIVSEDIEDFEFTPKPEYEGPFTVFNEPDEAALIQRWFEHIHETKPNIFVTYNGDFFDWPFVEVRAAHHNLNMYQEIGFQKDGQGEYKSSQSIHMDCLRWVKRDSYLPVGSHNLKAAAKAKLGYDPVELDPEEMCRMATEEPQTLATYSVSDAVATYYLYMKYVHPFIFALCTIIPMEPDEVLRKGSGTLCEALLMVQAFHGNIVFPNKQEQVFNKLTDDGHVLDSETYVGGHVEALESGVFRSDIPCRFKMNPSAFDVLLQRVERTLRHAVEEEEKIPLDQVTNFNEVCDEIKKKLISLKEVPNRIECPLIYHLDVGAMYPNIILTNRLQPSAMVDEATCAACDFNKPGATCQRRMSWRWRGEIMPANRSEFHRIQQQLESEKFPPLFPNGXPRAFHELNREEQARHEKKRLGDYCRRAYKKVHLTRLEERVTTICQRENSFYVDTVRAFRDRRYEFKGLHKVWKKKLSVAQENSDAAEVKRCKNMEILYESLQLAHKCILNSFYGYVMRKGARWYSMEMAGIVCHTGANIITQARELIEQIGRPLELDTDGIWCVLPNSFPENFVIKSTNEKKPKVTISYPGAMLNIMVKEGFTNDQYQELVDPASLTYETRPENSIFFEVDGPYLAMILPASKEEGKKLKKRYAVFNEDGSLAELKGFEIKRRGELQLIKIFQSSVFEAFLKGTTLEEVYASVAKVADYWLDVLYSKAANMPDAELFELISENRSMSRKLEDYGEQKSTSISTAKRLAEFLGDQMVKDAGLSCRYVISRKPEGSPVTERAIPLAIFQAEASVKKHFLRKWLKMPSLHDMDIRSILDWGYYIERLGSAIQKIITIPAALQQVKNPVPRVRHPDWLHKKLLEKNDIYKQKKISELFTSEGKRQVANQMESGKTPDMEDFGVPQRPIQPAILISTKRKRASQGEDSQTESQELELTQSWREILGPPPPMGTTQEERLVWLRYHKKKWELQIRQRKERRKKRRMLDGEAQPTGGGVIRDGPTTGLGNFLRRTARSILDMPWQIVQIAETSQPGLFKLWAVIGTDLHCMKLNIPRVFYVNQKVPKQEEGATYKKVNRILPRANVVYYLYQYSVPEDMYQEHINEINADLSAPDIEGVYETQVPLLFRALVQLGCMCMVNKQVVRALAGREADTFELEHLEMRSLAQFGYLEPGSVRHIYLYHHSQGHKALFGLFIPSQRKASVFVLDTVRSNQMPNLSTLYGAERTALLEKTSEELLPPEKHLFEVRAENDVKAVYRAVQRILLSYKVRASGPTLIAVQSNWELRRLAAGMSVLEEFPVVPVHVTDDISYNVLDWQRHGARRMIKHYLNLDSCLSQAFDMARYYHLPVGNLPEDISIFGSDLFLARHLRKHNHLLWLSPTARPDLGGKEADDSRLVMESDERGSVEINTPGCFSTVCVELDIQSLAVNTILQSQHVNDMEGGASAGVSFDVIQHASLEDMISGNQGANAVASYDETALCSNTFRILKSMVVSWVREITQYHNVYADNQVMHFYRWLRSPSSLLYDPALHRTLLNMMKKIFLQLVAEFKRLGSSVVYGNFNRIILSTKKRRIDDAISYVEYITKSIHSREIFHSLSITFSRCWEFLLWMDPANHGGVKGKVPSSILYGEQTGTDKKKKGKKEREDEASEEEEEEELEEERSEDEDEVEDLIESNWNIMQYLPQAASCQKYFLMIISAYIAAVYHSMREELRRNAPGATPIKRRGGSQVSQPAAGDISALPGMITFSQEYVSSELTQNIFTITQKIQKKVCGTRSVAQPSEMFPVLPGSHLPLNNPALEFIKYVCQVLSLDANIVNQVNKLKRDLLRLVEVGEFSEDAQFRDPCNSYVLPEVICHQCNFCRDLDLCKDPSVAPDGSVLPQWFCSNCQAQYDTDYIETALLEALQKKLMSYTLQDLECAKCRGVKEANMPLYCSCAGDFSLTFSTKSFTEQVDVFRSIAAHYNMNFLLENIDWILRMNS; from the exons ATGGTTTTGCAAAACAGTGGGAGATTTAAAGCAGATCGAGCCGGAGGAGGGGATCAGGACAAGCAGCA GGATGACTGGTCTAGTTTGTCCGCCGTCAAGCGGCTCGAGCGCAGCCAGTTCACGGATGAAATGGACGCCCGCTACGGCTTCGAGCGCATGAAGGAGCCTGGAGAAAAAACCGGCTGGTTGATTAACATGCATCCG acAGAGATTCTGGATGATGATAAGCGGATGATAAGTGCAgtggattattattttattcaggaGGACGGCAGCAGGTTTAAG GTTGCACTGCCGTACAAGCCATACTTCTACATAGCGACTAAAAAG AACTGTGAGAGAGAAGTCATTTCCTTTTTATCAAAGAAGTTCCAAGGAAAGATCTCAAAGCTTGAGACGGTCTCCAAGGAGGATCTCGACCTG catAACCACCTGGTGGGACTGAAGAGGACCTACATTAAACTGTCCTTTAACACCGTGGACGATCTGGTCAAAGTGAAGCGGGAGATCTCACCTGCTGTGAAGAagaacagagagagggagacctCCAACGACACCTACACAAGCATGCTGTCCAG tgcCCTTGTTGGTGGAAGCGTGACGTCGGCTGAAGAAGACGGCACGTCTAAGAAAATGACAGACCAGCTGGACAACATTGTGGACATGAGGGAGTACGATGTGCCCTACCACGTTAGACTGTCCATCGACCTCAAGATCCATGTG GCTCACTGGTATAATGTGCGGTACAGAGGAAGTGTTTATCCCCCCGAGATTGTGCGTCGTGATGACCTCGTGGAAAGACCA GATCCTGTTGTCTTGGCGTTCGATATCGAAACCACCAAACTCCCTCTAAAGTTCCCAGATGCAGAAACTGACCAGATCATGATGATCTCCTACATGATCGATGGGCAG GGTTTCCTCATTACCAACAGAGAGATCGTCTCCGAGGACATCGAGGATTTTGAGTTCACCCCTAAGCCGGAGTACGAGGGCCCGTTCACTGTGTTTAACGAACCCGATGAG GCTGCTCTAATCCAGAGATGGTTCGAGCACATCCATGAGACCAAGCCCAACATTTTTGTCACTTATAACGGGGACTTCTTTGACTG GCCGTTTGTAGAGGTGCGTGCGGCTCACCACAACCTCAACATGTATCAAGAGATCGGTTTCCAGAAGGACGGCCAGGGAGAGTACAAGTCCAGTCAGTCTATTCACATGGACTGCCTCAG GTGGGTAAAGAGAGACAGCTACTTGCCTGTCGGAAGCCACAATCTGAAAGCAGCAGCGAAAGCCAAGCTGGGTTATGACCCTGTGGAGTTGGACCCGGAGGAGATGTGCCGCATGGCCACCGAGGAGCCGCAG ACTTTGGCCACCTACTCGGTGTCCGACGCTGTGGCCACCTATTATCTCTACATGAAATACGTTCATCCCTTCATCTTCGCCCTGTGCACCATCATTCCCATGGAGCCTGACGAG GTGTTGCGTAAAGGTTCAGGGACCCTGTGCGAGGCGTTGTTGATGGTGCAAGCTTTCCACGGCAACATCGTGTTCCCCAACAAGCAGGAGCAGGTGTTCAATAAGCTCACAGACGACGGCCATGTCCTGGATTCGGAGACCTATGTGGGCGGCCACGTCGAGGCTCTTGAGTCTGGAGTGTTCCGTAGCGACATCCCGTGCCGCTTCAAAATG AATCCGTCAGCATTTGACGTTTTGCTTCAGAGAGTGGAGCGGACCCTCCGTCATGCCGtcgaagaggaggagaagatcCCACTGGACCAAGTCACTAACTTTAATGAG GTTTGTGATGAGATCAAGAAGAAGCTCATTTCTTTGAAAGAAGTGCCGAACAGGATTGAGTGTCCTCTCATTTATCATCTGGACGTAGGGGCCATGTACCCCAACATCATCCTTACCAACAGATTGCAG CCGTCTGCCATGGTGGACGAGGCGACCTGTGCTGCGTGTGATTTTAATAAACCTGGAGCTACCTGCCAGAGGAGGATGTCCTGGCgatggagaggagaaatca TGCCAGCTAATCGTAGTGAGTTCCACCGCATTCAGCAGCAGCTGGAGTCTGAAAAATTCCCACCTCTGTTCCCTAACG AGCCTCGTGCCTTCCATGAGCTGAACCGAGAGGAACAGGCTCGACATGAAAAGAAGCGTCTGGGAG ACTACTGTCGGAGGGCCTACAAGAAGGTGCACTTGACGAGGCTGGAAGAAAGAGTCACCACAATATGCCAGAGAGAGAATTCCTTTTACGTCGACACGGTGCGAGCGTTCCGAGATCGACGCTACGAGTTTAAAGGACTGCATAAG GTATGGAAGAAGAAGTTGTCTGTGGCTCAGGAGAACAGCGACGCAGCCGAAGTGAAGCGATGTAAAAACATGGAGATCCTATACGAGTCTCTGCAGCTCGCTCATAAATGCATCCTTAATTCCTTCTACGGTTACGTCATGAGAAAAGG AGCGAGATGGTATTCCATGGAAATGGCCGGCATTGTTTGTCACACGGGAGCCAACATAATCACACAGGCCAGAGAGCTGATCGAACAGATTGG GAGGCCCTTGGAATTGGATACTGATGGTATCTGGTGTGTCCTGCCAAACTCCTTCCCTGAGAACTTTGTCATCAAGTCCACCAATGAGAAGAAGCCCAAAGTGACTATAAGTTACCCTGGGGCCATGTTGAACATCATGGTCAAG GAAGGCTTTACCAATGATCAGTACCAGGAGTTGGTGGACCCGGCCTCGCTCACGTACGAGACGAGGCCGGAGAACAGCATCTTCTTCGAGGTGGACGGACCGTACCTGGCCATGATCCTTCCTGCATCTAAAGAGGAGGGAAAGAAGCTAAAAAAGAG ATACGCTGTATTTAACGAGGACGGCTCTCTGGCTGAGCTGAAGGGGTTCGAGataaagaggagaggagagctCCAGCTCATTAAGATCTTCCAGTCGTCCGTGTTCGAGGCTTTCCTCAAAGGCACCACTCTGGAGGAAGTCTACGCCTCGGTCGCCAAAGTGGCCGATTACTGGCTCGATGTGCTCTACAGCAAG GCAGCCAACATGCCGGACGCTGAGCTCTTCGAGCTGATTTCAGAAAACCGCTCCATGTCCAGAAAACTGGAGGATTACGGCGAGCAGAAATCTACGTCCATCAGCACGGCCAAACGCCTGGCCGAGTTTCTCGGAGATCAGATGGTCAAGGACGCCGGGCTAAGCTGTCGCTACGTCATCTCTCGCAAACCTGAGGGCTCTCCTGTTACCGAGAG GGCGATTCCTCTGGCCATATTCCAGGCTGAAGCTAGCGTGAAGAAACATTTCCTGCGCAAATGGCTGAAAATGCCCAGCCTCCATGACATGGACATCAGATCA ATCCTGGACTGGGGTTACTACATCGAGAGACTGGGAAGTGCCATTCAGAAGATCATCACCATTCCAGCAGCACTACAGCAG GTGAAGAACCCGGTGCCGCGAGTTCGCCACCCAGACTGGCTGCATAAGaagcttttggaaaaaaatgacatctACAAACAGAAGAAAATCAGTGAGCTGTTCACAAGTGAAGGAAAGAGACAG GTAGCCAATCAGATGGAGTCTGGAAAGACCCCTGATATGGAGGACTTTGGGGTTCCACAGCGCCCTATACAACCTGCCATCCTCATTAGTACTAAGAGGAAGCGAGCATCTCAGGGTGAGGACAGCCAGACCGAGTCTCAGGAGCTGGAGCTGACACAGTCCTGGAGAGAGATACTGGGTCCTCCTCCGCCTATGGGTACAACACAG GAGGAAAGGTTGGTGTGGCTGCGCTACCATAAGAAGAAGTGGGAGCTGCAGATCCGGCAGAGGAAAGAGCGTCGGAAGAAGCGGCGCATGCTAGATGGAGAAGCTCAGCCAACTGGAGGCGGAGTCATCAGGGACGGACCAACCACGGGGCTGGGAAACTTTCTTCGCAGGACAGCGCGGAGCATCCTGGACATGCCCTGGCAAATAGTCCAG ATTGCCGAAACCAGTCAGCCAGGCCTGTTTAAGCTATGGGCGGTGATCGGCACTGACCTGCACTGCATGAAGCTTAATATCCCGCGAGTGTTTTATGTCAATCAGAAAGTACCCAAGCAGGAAGAGGGAGCCACATATAAAAAG gtgaacCGTATTTTGCCACGCGCCAACGTGGTGTATTATCTGTACCAGTATTCCGTGCCTGAGGACATGTATCAGGAACACATCAATGAGATCAATGCAGACCTTTCTGCCCCAGACATAGAGGGCGTCTACGAGACCCAG GTACCCCTGCTTTTCCGGGCTCTGGTGCAGCTTGGCTGCATGTGTATGGTTAATAAGCAGGTGGTGAGAGCGCTGGCTGGCCGAGAAGCCGACACCTTCGAGCTGGAGCACCTGGAGATGAGGTCACTCGCTCAGTTCGGCTACCTGGAGCCAG GCAGTGTGAGACACATCTACCTGTACCATCACAGTCAGGGCCACAAGGCTCTGTTCGGTCTCTTCATCCCTTCTCAGCGAAAAGCCAGCGTCTTCGTCCTCGACACT GTCCGGAGTAACCAGATGCCAAACTTGAGTACTCTGTATGGAGCGGAGCGCACTGCACTGTTAGAAAAGACCTCAGAGGAGCTGCTGCCTCCAGAGAAGCACCTATTTGAAGTGCGTGCTGAGAACGACGTGAAGGCCGTTTACCGTGCGGTGCAGCGTATTCTGCTAAGCTATAAGGTAC gagcGTCGGGTCCTACTCTGATCGCTGTGCAGTCTAACTGGGAGCTGCGGCGTCTGGCGGCAGGCATGAGCGTGCTGGAGGAGTTCCCCGTGGTTCCCGTGCATGTGACTGACGACATCAGCTACAACGTGTTGGACTGGCAGCGACACGGCGCACGCCGAATGATCAAACACTACCTAAACCTGGACAGCTGTCTTTCACAAGCCTTTGATATGgccag GTATTATCACTTGCCTGTAGGGAACCTACCTGAGGACATCTCCATATTTGGTTCGGACCTCTTTCTGGCACGTCACTTGCGAAAGCACAACCACCTGCTCTGGCTTTCACCCACAGCCAGACCCGATCTCGGGGGCAAAGAAGCAGACGATAGCCGTCTGGTGATGGAGAGCGATGAGCGCGGCTCTGTGGAGATCAACACTCCGGGATGCTTCTCTACGG tgtgtgtggaGTTGGACATTCAGAGCTTGGCTGTAAACACCATCCTTCAGTCGCAGCACGTGAACGACATGGAGGGCGGGGCTAGCGCAGGCGTCAGCTTTGATGTCATCCAGCACGCATCACTGGAGGACATGATTTCAGGAAACCAGGGGGCGAACGCTGTGGCTAGTTACGATGAAACTGCACTCTGTTCTAACActttcag gatccTGAAGAGTATGGTGGTTAGCTGGGTGCGGGAGATCACACAATACCATAATGTGTACGCAGATAACCAGGTGATGCACTTCTACCGCTGGCTGCGTTCCCCCAGCTCGCTCCTGTACGACCCGGCGCTGCACCGCACACTGCTCAACATGATGAAGAAGATTTTTCTCCA GCTGGTTGCTGAGTTTAAGCGGCTGGGTTCCTCCGTGGTCTACGGTAACTTCAACCGCATCATCCTCAGTACCAAGAAACGGCGCATCGACGACGCCATCTCCTATGTGGAGTACATCACCAAAAG CATCCATTCTcgagagatcttccactcactGTCCATCACCTTTTCCCGATGCTGGGAGTTCCTCCTGTGGATGGATCCGGCTAACCACGGAGGCGTGAAAGGCAAAGTGCCCTCCAGCATCTTGTACGGAGAG cagaCTGGCAcagacaagaaaaagaaaggcaagaaggaaagagaggaTGAGGccagtgaggaggaggaggaggaggaattgGAGGAAGAGCGaagtgaagatgaggatgaggtggAGGACCTGATTGAGAGCAACTGGAACATCATGCAGTATCTACCTCAGGCTGCTTCCTGTCAGAAATACTTCCTTATGATCATCTCAG CATATATTGCCGCTGTGTATCACAGCATGAGGGAGGAGCTCAGGCGAAATGCTCCTGGAGCCACGCCTATAAAAAGGAGGGGCGGAAGCCAAGTGTCCCAACCAGCTGCTGGTGACATCAGCGCACTTCCTG GCATGATCACATTCTCTCAGGAGTACGTGTCTAGCGAGCTGACTCAGAAcatcttcaccatcacacaGAAGATCCAGAAAAAGGTGTGTGGAACACGCAGCGTGGCTCAGCCATCTGAGATGTTCCCCGTGCTGCCCGGATCACATCTGCCCCTCAACAACCCCGCGCTGGAGTTCATCAAATATGTCTGTCAG GTTCTCTCACTGGACGCAAACATCGTGAACCAGGTAAATAAACTGAAGCGGGATCTCCTGCGCTTGGTGGAGGTCGGAGAGTTCTCCGAGGATGCTCAATTCCGTGACCCCTGCAACTCGTACGTCCTGCCGGAGGTCATCTGTCACCAGTGCAATTTTTGCCGCGACCTCGACCTGTGCAAGGACCCTTCGGTTGCACCG GACGGCTCGGTCCTGCCACAGTGGTTCTGCTCGAACTGCCAGGCGCAGTACGACACAGACTACATCGAGACGGCTCTGTTGGAGGCTTTGCAGAAAAAACTGATGAGTTACACTCTGCAGGACCTG GAGTGCGCTAAATGCCGAGGGGTGAAAGAAGCCAACATGCCTTTGTACTGCAGCTGCGCTGGAGACTTCAGTCTGACCTTCAGCACCAAG agcTTCACAGAGCAGGTTGATGTGTTCAGAAGCATCGCTGCCCATTACAACATGAACTTCCTGCTGGAGAACATCGACTGGATCCTGAGGATGaacagttag